From a single Miscanthus floridulus cultivar M001 chromosome 8, ASM1932011v1, whole genome shotgun sequence genomic region:
- the LOC136476512 gene encoding dihydroxy-acid dehydratase, chloroplastic-like isoform X4, giving the protein MDLRKLQGGVSLVWYEGNTCNMHLLHLAETVHDGVREAGMVGFRFNTDSVSDAIAMGTRGMCYSLQSHDLVADSIETVMGAQHYDANISIPGCDKNDAGFELPPPAEYAVGMIFMLS; this is encoded by the exons ATGGACCTCCGCAAGCTGCAGGGCGGCGTCTCCTTGGTGTGGTATGAGGGGAACACCTGTAACATGCACCTGCTCCACCTCGCCGAGACCGTCCACGACGGCGTGCGCGAGGCCGGCATGGTCGGCTTCCGATTCAACACTGACAGTGTCAGCGACGCCATCGCCATGGGCACCCGGGGCATGTGCTACAGCCTCCAGTCCCACGACCTCGTCGCCGACAGCATCGAGACCGTCATGGGCGCGCAACACTACGACGCCAACATCTCCATACCTGGGTGCGACAAAAAC GATGCTGGGTTTGAGCTACCACCACCAGCCGAGTATGCTGTTGGAATGATTTTTATGTTGTCGTGA
- the LOC136476512 gene encoding dihydroxy-acid dehydratase, chloroplastic-like isoform X1: MDLRKLQGGVSLVWYEGNTCNMHLLHLAETVHDGVREAGMVGFRFNTDSVSDAIAMGTRGMCYSLQSHDLVADSIETVMGAQHYDANISIPGCDKNALFLARPYFMVRSKALLHGAEVFLEVAKDAGFELPPPAEYAVGMIFMLS, from the exons ATGGACCTCCGCAAGCTGCAGGGCGGCGTCTCCTTGGTGTGGTATGAGGGGAACACCTGTAACATGCACCTGCTCCACCTCGCCGAGACCGTCCACGACGGCGTGCGCGAGGCCGGCATGGTCGGCTTCCGATTCAACACTGACAGTGTCAGCGACGCCATCGCCATGGGCACCCGGGGCATGTGCTACAGCCTCCAGTCCCACGACCTCGTCGCCGACAGCATCGAGACCGTCATGGGCGCGCAACACTACGACGCCAACATCTCCATACCTGGGTGCGACAAAAAC GCTTTGTTTCTAGCAAGGCCCTACTTCATGGTGCGGAG CAAGGCCCTACTTCATGGTGCGGAGGTGTTCCTGGAGGTCGCGAAGGATGCTGGGTTTGAGCTACCACCACCAGCCGAGTATGCTGTTGGAATGATTTTTATGTTGTCGTGA
- the LOC136476512 gene encoding dihydroxy-acid dehydratase, chloroplastic-like isoform X2: MDLRKLQGGVSLVWYEGNTCNMHLLHLAETVHDGVREAGMVGFRFNTDSVSDAIAMGTRGMCYSLQSHDLVADSIETVMGAQHYDANISIPGCDKNALFLARPYFMVRRPYFMVRRCSWRSRRMLGLSYHHQPSMLLE, translated from the exons ATGGACCTCCGCAAGCTGCAGGGCGGCGTCTCCTTGGTGTGGTATGAGGGGAACACCTGTAACATGCACCTGCTCCACCTCGCCGAGACCGTCCACGACGGCGTGCGCGAGGCCGGCATGGTCGGCTTCCGATTCAACACTGACAGTGTCAGCGACGCCATCGCCATGGGCACCCGGGGCATGTGCTACAGCCTCCAGTCCCACGACCTCGTCGCCGACAGCATCGAGACCGTCATGGGCGCGCAACACTACGACGCCAACATCTCCATACCTGGGTGCGACAAAAAC GCTTTGTTTCTAGCAAGGCCCTACTTCATGGTGCGGAG GCCCTACTTCATGGTGCGGAGGTGTTCCTGGAGGTCGCGAAGGATGCTGGGTTTGAGCTACCACCACCAGCCGAGTATGCTGTTGGAATGA
- the LOC136476512 gene encoding dihydroxy-acid dehydratase, chloroplastic-like isoform X3, giving the protein MDLRKLQGGVSLVWYEGNTCNMHLLHLAETVHDGVREAGMVGFRFNTDSVSDAIAMGTRGMCYSLQSHDLVADSIETVMGAQHYDANISIPGCDKNALFLARPYFMVRRCSWRSRRMLGLSYHHQPSMLLE; this is encoded by the exons ATGGACCTCCGCAAGCTGCAGGGCGGCGTCTCCTTGGTGTGGTATGAGGGGAACACCTGTAACATGCACCTGCTCCACCTCGCCGAGACCGTCCACGACGGCGTGCGCGAGGCCGGCATGGTCGGCTTCCGATTCAACACTGACAGTGTCAGCGACGCCATCGCCATGGGCACCCGGGGCATGTGCTACAGCCTCCAGTCCCACGACCTCGTCGCCGACAGCATCGAGACCGTCATGGGCGCGCAACACTACGACGCCAACATCTCCATACCTGGGTGCGACAAAAAC GCTTTGTTTCTAGCAAGGCCCTACTTCATGGTGCGGAGGTGTTCCTGGAGGTCGCGAAGGATGCTGGGTTTGAGCTACCACCACCAGCCGAGTATGCTGTTGGAATGA
- the LOC136469208 gene encoding uncharacterized protein, whose translation MLHDAVVLYLGVSTFIGTDKVDTGGCTMTISPKIQPTGHLSSGAGYYLVDGIYPQWATFMKTISNPQGDKKKYFAKAQEAVRKDVKRAFVVLQAQFAIVRRPARIWDKATLRQIMTACVIMHNMIVEDDHSEDEDEDGHYKGVGQLVRPTPREARNRTQEFHEFIQAHHNITNRQIHTQLQHDFIEHLWQQHPDMYQ comes from the exons ATGCTCCACGATGCGGTGGTTCTGTACCTGGGCGTCAGTACATTCATTGGGACAGATAAAGTGGACACCGGAGGTTGTACAATGACTATTTCTCCGAAAATCCAACCTACGGGCCACCTTTCTTCCGGCGCAG GGTACTACCTTGTAGATGGCATCTACCCTCAATGGGCGACATTTATGAAGACCATATCAAATCCCCAAGGGGATAAGAAGAAATACTTTGCTAAGGCACAAGAAGCGGTTAGGAAGGATGTCAAAAGAGCTTTTGTGGTTCTTCAAGCTCAATTTGCCATTGTTCGCAGACCAGCTCGTATATGGGATAAAGCAACACTTAGACAAATAATGACAGCTTGtgtcatcatgcacaacatgatcGTTGAAGACGATCACAGTGAAGACGAAGACGAAGACGGCCATTACAAGGGTGTCGGCCAGCTTGTGAGGCCTACTCCACGTGAAGCTCGTAATCGTACACAGGAGTTCCATGAATTCATACAAGCTCATCACAATATCACAAACAGGCAAATCCACACCCAACTTCAGCATGATTTTATCGAGCACCTCTGGCAACAGCACCCGGACATGTATCAGTAG